One region of Solea senegalensis isolate Sse05_10M linkage group LG14, IFAPA_SoseM_1, whole genome shotgun sequence genomic DNA includes:
- the frmpd2 gene encoding tyrosine-protein phosphatase non-receptor type 13 isoform X2 has translation MGTFVTLAEVLEGRGSPLDEDEVWCLLLATTEALLDISKKRSGNMYSVLSPGSLLLSANGSLALKSCARNEDVASFTAPEVQQVHATSTRNQAEKMVVYSLGMTLYWCVDYHLPHNQPVQLSSELEGLLLSMCEEMVVRRPDLLTVLETCELHHKAAMLPPAECLIRQLVEDVYRNSDDHMPMVENGSKLTDRSQMVRDRLHRGSFSNSTWALKKKISSTFSVAYPSKPMGIPTQGRNRETYGSWQQLNRSPCSPYLDANRNSNLRSLAQFESTVSLNEKRVKDFGPEFIRMLDEALVVLELPGSIVSKKGKSPTTQREISVVMPNGQSILVKCEVKSRGGDVFDMIVAHSNLMEHFYFGLAYSDDNEFFFLDNDTKISKVAPDSWKKVPTATFVLYFRVKFFVSDISLLLHNQTRHQYYLQLRRDLLDDRLSCHEESALYLGGLALQTEYGDCMPEVFGRNYYRPDQYVPKSVMEKRALPYIQEELIRLHSNNAQMLSDESKLEFLKVCQQLPEYGVFFHRVTREKKPIEGEIILGVCAKGVIICEVKDGSRSTSQNFYWRDTATISSNRRKFVVESRGCKKKSTFITESSKIAKYLCNLCSAQHKFNNEMNSRQLSHSLTSESNMVQYAGLCRGQSNQLKSVSCSETPQDESGLTTPRDESLSKMCDDLTARVEARIKQQRQINNEQSTFFSSQRSSPAMRSPAFSHRSVSEAPSGSPAARETPTKMRSPSEREVICVSLKKDPRLGLGIIIVGEDTVGCYDLGIFVASIVPGGPADKDGRIRPGGRLISLNHVSLEGVTYSEAAEVMHSSPEEVQLIVSQPKVRLSPNCVRSPVLRNYESQNMVMADGRSDDNSVDEVISVMMTPKTTNRLHVPGDVRVLGAQDASSLSSSSLNCVRPEEITVELRKMSGSLGISISGGVDTNLPNGGIYIKRLVSGGAAERDGRIHKGDRLLEVDGVNFQGFTYQQAVDCLSKTTEVVTMVVEKELMNLSTVSLSADTSSSVSNQSLSPASSRPRLKSSSSTSTPPNTISERRKDYSFVTDENTQEVTLTKNASGLGFSFLMCEVDPPTREFSSLVRIKELFPGQPAQQSGRIQEGDVLLAINGQSLKELSYPVLKLFKNSPPEVQLTLYRPPPGLLPSIDQFPGT, from the exons ATGGGTACGTTCGTGACCCTGGCAGAGGTGTTGGAGGGCCGGGGTTCACCACTGGATGAAGATGAGGTCTGGTGCCTGCTGCTCGCCACCACTGAGGCTCTACTGGACATCTCCAAGAAAC GTTCGGGCAACATGTACAGTGTGCTAAGTCCAGGCTCATTGCTGCTATCAGCCAACGGGAGTTTGGCCCTCAAGAGTTGTGCACGAAATGAAGACGTGGCCTCCTTCACAGCTCCTGAGGTCCAACAGGTTCATGCCACCTCCACCAGGAATCAAGCTGAAAAG ATGGTTGTGTATTCACTGGGGATGACTCTTTACTGGTGCGTTGACTATCATCTTCCTCATAATCAG CCGGTCCAGCTGAGCTCGGAGCTGGAAGGTTTGCTGCTCAGCATGTGCGAGGAGATGGTGGTGAGAAGGCCCGACCTCCTGACCGTGCTTGAGACCTGTGAGCTTCACCATAAGGCTGCGATGCTGCCTCCAGCTGAATGCCTTATAAGACAGCTGGTTGAAGATGTCTACAGAAACTCA GATGATCACATGCCCATGGTTGAAAATGGATCTAAGCTGACAGACCGCAGTCAAATGGTCAGAGACAGATTACACA GGGGATCTTTTAGTAACTCAACATGGGCGCTGAAGAAGAAGATTTCTAGCACATTCTCAGTGGCTTACCCATCCAAGCCTATGGG GATTCCAACGCAAGGTCGAAACAGGGAGACGTACGGCAGCTGGCAGCAGCTGAACCGCAGCCCCTGCAGTCCGTACTTGGACGCTAATCGAAACAGCAACTTAAGATCCCTGGCACAGTTTGAGTCTACAGTTAGTCTGAATGAAAAGAGAGTGAAG GACTTTGGCCCCGAGTTCATTAGAATGTTAGATGAAGCACTTGTTGTCTTGGAGCTGCCCGGATCAATCGTG tcAAAGAAAGGGAAATCTCCAACCACTCAGCGAGAGATAAGTGTGGTGATGCCAAACGGTCAAAGCATCCTGGTCAAGTGTGAGGTGAAATCCCGAGGAGGCGACGTCTTTGACATGATTGTGGCTCACTCCAACCTGATGGAGCATTTCTACTTTGGCCTTGCTTATAGTGATG ATAATGAGTTCTTCTTCCTGGACAACGACACAAAGATTTCCAAGGTCGCACCAGATAGCTGGAAGAAAGTGCCTACCGCCACCTTTGTTCTCTATTTCAGGGTTAAATTCTTTGTCAGTGACATTTCCCTTCTGTT GCACAATCAGACCCGTCACCAGTACTACCTCCAGCTCAGGAGAGACCTATTGGATGACAGGCTGTCCTGCCATGAGGAGTCAGCTCTGTATCTGGGAGGGCTGGCACTGCAGACAGAGTATGGGGACTGCATGCCTGAG GTGTTCGGTAGGAACTACTACCGCCCTGACCAGTATGTCCCCAAGAGTGTGATGGAGAAACGTGCCTTGCCTTACATTCAAGAGGAGCTAATTCGACTTCACTCCAACAACGCTCAGATGCTGAGTGACGAGTCCAAGCTCGAGTTCCTCAAA GTGTGTCAACAGTTGCCTGAATACGGTGTATTCTTCCACCGTGTGACACGTGAAAAGAAGCCAATAGAAGGAGAGATTATCCTCGGGGTTTGTGCCAAAGGAGTCATCATCTGTGAGGTAAAAGATGGCAGCAGATCCACCAGTCAGAATTTCTACTGGAGGGACACTGCAACCATCTCCTCAAAC AGGCGGAAATTTGTAGTAGAGAGTCGTGGCTGCAAGAAGAAGTCTACTTTCATCACAGAAAGTTCAAAGATAGCCAAGTATCTGTGTAACCTTTGTTCAGCCCAACATAAATTCAACAATGAGATGAACTCTCGTCAGCTCAGCCACAGCCTCACCTCAG AATCAAATATGGTGCAGTATGCGGGACTGTGTCGTGGCCAGAGCAACCAGCTCAAGTCTGTCTCGTGCTCAGAGACACCACAGGATGAAAGTGGTCTAACCACACCTCGGGACGAGTCCCTGTCCAAGATGTGTGATGACCTCACGGCCAGGGTTGAGGCTCGCATTAAACAGCAGCGCCAAATCAACAATGAGCAGAG TACCTTCTTCAGCAGCCAGCGCAGTAGCCCTGCGATGCGTTCCCCAGCATTCTCTCACAGGAGTGTATCTGAAGCTCCCTCTGGTTCTCCAGCAGCTAGAG AAACCCCAACTAAAATGAGGTCGCCATCAGAGCGAGAAGTCATATGTGTGTCTTTAAAGAAAGACCCAAGGCTTGGCCTTG GTATAATAATAGTGGGCGAGGACACAGTTGGATGTTATGATTTGGGCATCTTTGTTGCCTCTATTGTGCCTGGTGGACCAGCTGATAAGGATGGACGCATCAGACCAG GTGGTCGCCTGATCTCTCTGAACCACGTCAGCCTGGAGGGGGTCACCTACAGCGAGGCGGCAGAGGTCATGCACAGCAGCCCAGAGGAGGTGCAGCTCATTGTCTCACAGCCaaaag TTCGCCTCAGTCCCAACTGCGTGCGCTCACCTGTGCTGAGAAACTACGAATCCCAGAATATGGTGATGGCAGATGGCCGATCAGACGACAACAGCGTGGATGAGGTCATTTCAGTCATGATGACGCCGAAGACCACTAACAGGCTACACGTCCCTGGTGACGTCCGAGTCCTTGGAGCACAG GATGCATCGTCTCTGTCGTCGTCCTCCCTGAACTGTGTGAGACCTGAGGAGATCACTGTGGAGCTCAGGAAGATGTCAGGAAGTCTAGGCATCAGCATCTCT GGTGGCGTCGACACAAACCTTCCTAATGGAGGAATTTACATCAAGAGGCTTGTTtctggaggagcagctgagaGAGACGGACGCATACATAAAG gCGACAGACTGTTGGAGGTGGATGGTGTTAATTTCCAGGGCTTCACTTACCAGCAGGCTGTGGATTGTTTGAGTAAAACTACTGAG GTGGTTACCATGGTTGTGGAGAAGGAGCTGATGAACCTGTCCACGGTTTCTCTCAGTGCGGACACCAGCAGCAGTGTGTCCAATCAGAGTCTCAGTCCAGCGTCCAGCAGGCCCAGACTCAAGAGCTCCTCGTCCACCAGCACTCCTCCAAACACGATCAGCGAGCGACGCAAAGACTACAGCTTTGTCACTGACG AAAACACCCAGGAGGTGACGCTGACTAAGAATGCCAGTGGCCTGGGCTTCAGTTTCCTCATGTGCGAGGTGGATCCGCCCACCCGGGAGTTTAGCAGCCTGGTGCGCATAAAGGAGCTTTTCCCGGGTCAGCCGGCTCAGCAGAGCGGCAGAATCCAGGAGGGAGACGTCCTGTTGGCCATCAATGGCCAGTCACTCAAGGAGCTCTCCTATCCA GTGCTAAAATTGTTCAAGAATTCACCACCTGAAGTTCAACTGACACTCTATCGGCCTCCccctg gGCTTCTTCCCTCCATCGATCAGTTCCCCGGCACATGA
- the frmpd2 gene encoding FERM and PDZ domain-containing protein 2 isoform X1: MGTFVTLAEVLEGRGSPLDEDEVWCLLLATTEALLDISKKRSGNMYSVLSPGSLLLSANGSLALKSCARNEDVASFTAPEVQQVHATSTRNQAEKMVVYSLGMTLYWCVDYHLPHNQPVQLSSELEGLLLSMCEEMVVRRPDLLTVLETCELHHKAAMLPPAECLIRQLVEDVYRNSDDHMPMVENGSKLTDRSQMVRDRLHRGSFSNSTWALKKKISSTFSVAYPSKPMGIPTQGRNRETYGSWQQLNRSPCSPYLDANRNSNLRSLAQFESTVSLNEKRVKDFGPEFIRMLDEALVVLELPGSIVSKKGKSPTTQREISVVMPNGQSILVKCEVKSRGGDVFDMIVAHSNLMEHFYFGLAYSDDNEFFFLDNDTKISKVAPDSWKKVPTATFVLYFRVKFFVSDISLLLHNQTRHQYYLQLRRDLLDDRLSCHEESALYLGGLALQTEYGDCMPEVFGRNYYRPDQYVPKSVMEKRALPYIQEELIRLHSNNAQMLSDESKLEFLKVCQQLPEYGVFFHRVTREKKPIEGEIILGVCAKGVIICEVKDGSRSTSQNFYWRDTATISSNRRKFVVESRGCKKKSTFITESSKIAKYLCNLCSAQHKFNNEMNSRQLSHSLTSESNMVQYAGLCRGQSNQLKSVSCSETPQDESGLTTPRDESLSKMCDDLTARVEARIKQQRQINNEQSTFFSSQRSSPAMRSPAFSHRSVSEAPSGSPAARETPTKMRSPSEREVICVSLKKDPRLGLGIIIVGEDTVGCYDLGIFVASIVPGGPADKDGRIRPGGRLISLNHVSLEGVTYSEAAEVMHSSPEEVQLIVSQPKVRLSPNCVRSPVLRNYESQNMVMADGRSDDNSVDEVISVMMTPKTTNRLHVPGDVRVLGAQDASSLSSSSLNCVRPEEITVELRKMSGSLGISISGGVDTNLPNGGIYIKRLVSGGAAERDGRIHKGDRLLEVDGVNFQGFTYQQAVDCLSKTTEVVTMVVEKELMNLSTVSLSADTSSSVSNQSLSPASSRPRLKSSSSTSTPPNTISERRKDYSFVTDENTQEVTLTKNASGLGFSFLMCEVDPPTREFSSLVRIKELFPGQPAQQSGRIQEGDVLLAINGQSLKELSYPKVLKLFKNSPPEVQLTLYRPPPGLLPSIDQFPGT, encoded by the exons ATGGGTACGTTCGTGACCCTGGCAGAGGTGTTGGAGGGCCGGGGTTCACCACTGGATGAAGATGAGGTCTGGTGCCTGCTGCTCGCCACCACTGAGGCTCTACTGGACATCTCCAAGAAAC GTTCGGGCAACATGTACAGTGTGCTAAGTCCAGGCTCATTGCTGCTATCAGCCAACGGGAGTTTGGCCCTCAAGAGTTGTGCACGAAATGAAGACGTGGCCTCCTTCACAGCTCCTGAGGTCCAACAGGTTCATGCCACCTCCACCAGGAATCAAGCTGAAAAG ATGGTTGTGTATTCACTGGGGATGACTCTTTACTGGTGCGTTGACTATCATCTTCCTCATAATCAG CCGGTCCAGCTGAGCTCGGAGCTGGAAGGTTTGCTGCTCAGCATGTGCGAGGAGATGGTGGTGAGAAGGCCCGACCTCCTGACCGTGCTTGAGACCTGTGAGCTTCACCATAAGGCTGCGATGCTGCCTCCAGCTGAATGCCTTATAAGACAGCTGGTTGAAGATGTCTACAGAAACTCA GATGATCACATGCCCATGGTTGAAAATGGATCTAAGCTGACAGACCGCAGTCAAATGGTCAGAGACAGATTACACA GGGGATCTTTTAGTAACTCAACATGGGCGCTGAAGAAGAAGATTTCTAGCACATTCTCAGTGGCTTACCCATCCAAGCCTATGGG GATTCCAACGCAAGGTCGAAACAGGGAGACGTACGGCAGCTGGCAGCAGCTGAACCGCAGCCCCTGCAGTCCGTACTTGGACGCTAATCGAAACAGCAACTTAAGATCCCTGGCACAGTTTGAGTCTACAGTTAGTCTGAATGAAAAGAGAGTGAAG GACTTTGGCCCCGAGTTCATTAGAATGTTAGATGAAGCACTTGTTGTCTTGGAGCTGCCCGGATCAATCGTG tcAAAGAAAGGGAAATCTCCAACCACTCAGCGAGAGATAAGTGTGGTGATGCCAAACGGTCAAAGCATCCTGGTCAAGTGTGAGGTGAAATCCCGAGGAGGCGACGTCTTTGACATGATTGTGGCTCACTCCAACCTGATGGAGCATTTCTACTTTGGCCTTGCTTATAGTGATG ATAATGAGTTCTTCTTCCTGGACAACGACACAAAGATTTCCAAGGTCGCACCAGATAGCTGGAAGAAAGTGCCTACCGCCACCTTTGTTCTCTATTTCAGGGTTAAATTCTTTGTCAGTGACATTTCCCTTCTGTT GCACAATCAGACCCGTCACCAGTACTACCTCCAGCTCAGGAGAGACCTATTGGATGACAGGCTGTCCTGCCATGAGGAGTCAGCTCTGTATCTGGGAGGGCTGGCACTGCAGACAGAGTATGGGGACTGCATGCCTGAG GTGTTCGGTAGGAACTACTACCGCCCTGACCAGTATGTCCCCAAGAGTGTGATGGAGAAACGTGCCTTGCCTTACATTCAAGAGGAGCTAATTCGACTTCACTCCAACAACGCTCAGATGCTGAGTGACGAGTCCAAGCTCGAGTTCCTCAAA GTGTGTCAACAGTTGCCTGAATACGGTGTATTCTTCCACCGTGTGACACGTGAAAAGAAGCCAATAGAAGGAGAGATTATCCTCGGGGTTTGTGCCAAAGGAGTCATCATCTGTGAGGTAAAAGATGGCAGCAGATCCACCAGTCAGAATTTCTACTGGAGGGACACTGCAACCATCTCCTCAAAC AGGCGGAAATTTGTAGTAGAGAGTCGTGGCTGCAAGAAGAAGTCTACTTTCATCACAGAAAGTTCAAAGATAGCCAAGTATCTGTGTAACCTTTGTTCAGCCCAACATAAATTCAACAATGAGATGAACTCTCGTCAGCTCAGCCACAGCCTCACCTCAG AATCAAATATGGTGCAGTATGCGGGACTGTGTCGTGGCCAGAGCAACCAGCTCAAGTCTGTCTCGTGCTCAGAGACACCACAGGATGAAAGTGGTCTAACCACACCTCGGGACGAGTCCCTGTCCAAGATGTGTGATGACCTCACGGCCAGGGTTGAGGCTCGCATTAAACAGCAGCGCCAAATCAACAATGAGCAGAG TACCTTCTTCAGCAGCCAGCGCAGTAGCCCTGCGATGCGTTCCCCAGCATTCTCTCACAGGAGTGTATCTGAAGCTCCCTCTGGTTCTCCAGCAGCTAGAG AAACCCCAACTAAAATGAGGTCGCCATCAGAGCGAGAAGTCATATGTGTGTCTTTAAAGAAAGACCCAAGGCTTGGCCTTG GTATAATAATAGTGGGCGAGGACACAGTTGGATGTTATGATTTGGGCATCTTTGTTGCCTCTATTGTGCCTGGTGGACCAGCTGATAAGGATGGACGCATCAGACCAG GTGGTCGCCTGATCTCTCTGAACCACGTCAGCCTGGAGGGGGTCACCTACAGCGAGGCGGCAGAGGTCATGCACAGCAGCCCAGAGGAGGTGCAGCTCATTGTCTCACAGCCaaaag TTCGCCTCAGTCCCAACTGCGTGCGCTCACCTGTGCTGAGAAACTACGAATCCCAGAATATGGTGATGGCAGATGGCCGATCAGACGACAACAGCGTGGATGAGGTCATTTCAGTCATGATGACGCCGAAGACCACTAACAGGCTACACGTCCCTGGTGACGTCCGAGTCCTTGGAGCACAG GATGCATCGTCTCTGTCGTCGTCCTCCCTGAACTGTGTGAGACCTGAGGAGATCACTGTGGAGCTCAGGAAGATGTCAGGAAGTCTAGGCATCAGCATCTCT GGTGGCGTCGACACAAACCTTCCTAATGGAGGAATTTACATCAAGAGGCTTGTTtctggaggagcagctgagaGAGACGGACGCATACATAAAG gCGACAGACTGTTGGAGGTGGATGGTGTTAATTTCCAGGGCTTCACTTACCAGCAGGCTGTGGATTGTTTGAGTAAAACTACTGAG GTGGTTACCATGGTTGTGGAGAAGGAGCTGATGAACCTGTCCACGGTTTCTCTCAGTGCGGACACCAGCAGCAGTGTGTCCAATCAGAGTCTCAGTCCAGCGTCCAGCAGGCCCAGACTCAAGAGCTCCTCGTCCACCAGCACTCCTCCAAACACGATCAGCGAGCGACGCAAAGACTACAGCTTTGTCACTGACG AAAACACCCAGGAGGTGACGCTGACTAAGAATGCCAGTGGCCTGGGCTTCAGTTTCCTCATGTGCGAGGTGGATCCGCCCACCCGGGAGTTTAGCAGCCTGGTGCGCATAAAGGAGCTTTTCCCGGGTCAGCCGGCTCAGCAGAGCGGCAGAATCCAGGAGGGAGACGTCCTGTTGGCCATCAATGGCCAGTCACTCAAGGAGCTCTCCTATCCA AAGGTGCTAAAATTGTTCAAGAATTCACCACCTGAAGTTCAACTGACACTCTATCGGCCTCCccctg gGCTTCTTCCCTCCATCGATCAGTTCCCCGGCACATGA
- the frmpd2 gene encoding FERM and PDZ domain-containing protein 2 isoform X3 — protein MGTFVTLAEVLEGRGSPLDEDEVWCLLLATTEALLDISKKRSGNMYSVLSPGSLLLSANGSLALKSCARNEDVASFTAPEVQQVHATSTRNQAEKMVVYSLGMTLYWCVDYHLPHNQPVQLSSELEGLLLSMCEEMVVRRPDLLTVLETCELHHKAAMLPPAECLIRQLVEDVYRNSDDHMPMVENGSKLTDRSQMVRDRLHRGSFSNSTWALKKKISSTFSVAYPSKPMGIPTQGRNRETYGSWQQLNRSPCSPYLDANRNSNLRSLAQFESTVSLNEKRVKDFGPEFIRMLDEALVVLELPGSIVSKKGKSPTTQREISVVMPNGQSILVKCEVKSRGGDVFDMIVAHSNLMEHFYFGLAYSDDNEFFFLDNDTKISKVAPDSWKKVPTATFVLYFRVKFFVSDISLLLHNQTRHQYYLQLRRDLLDDRLSCHEESALYLGGLALQTEYGDCMPEVFGRNYYRPDQYVPKSVMEKRALPYIQEELIRLHSNNAQMLSDESKLEFLKVCQQLPEYGVFFHRVTREKKPIEGEIILGVCAKGVIICEVKDGSRSTSQNFYWRDTATISSNRRKFVVESRGCKKKSTFITESSKIAKYLCNLCSAQHKFNNEMNSRQLSHSLTSESNMVQYAGLCRGQSNQLKSVSCSETPQDESGLTTPRDESLSKMCDDLTARVEARIKQQRQINNEQSTFFSSQRSSPAMRSPAFSHRSVSEAPSGSPAARETPTKMRSPSEREVICVSLKKDPRLGLGIIIVGEDTVGCYDLGIFVASIVPGGPADKDGRIRPGGRLISLNHVSLEGVTYSEAAEVMHSSPEEVQLIVSQPKVRLSPNCVRSPVLRNYESQNMVMADGRSDDNSVDEVISVMMTPKTTNRLHVPGDVRVLGAQDASSLSSSSLNCVRPEEITVELRKMSGSLGISISGGVDTNLPNGGIYIKRLVSGGAAERDGRIHKGDRLLEVDGVNFQGFTYQQAVDCLSKTTEVVTMVVEKELMNLSTVSLSADTSSSVSNQSLSPASSRPRLKSSSSTSTPPNTISERRKDYSFVTDEGAKIVQEFTT, from the exons ATGGGTACGTTCGTGACCCTGGCAGAGGTGTTGGAGGGCCGGGGTTCACCACTGGATGAAGATGAGGTCTGGTGCCTGCTGCTCGCCACCACTGAGGCTCTACTGGACATCTCCAAGAAAC GTTCGGGCAACATGTACAGTGTGCTAAGTCCAGGCTCATTGCTGCTATCAGCCAACGGGAGTTTGGCCCTCAAGAGTTGTGCACGAAATGAAGACGTGGCCTCCTTCACAGCTCCTGAGGTCCAACAGGTTCATGCCACCTCCACCAGGAATCAAGCTGAAAAG ATGGTTGTGTATTCACTGGGGATGACTCTTTACTGGTGCGTTGACTATCATCTTCCTCATAATCAG CCGGTCCAGCTGAGCTCGGAGCTGGAAGGTTTGCTGCTCAGCATGTGCGAGGAGATGGTGGTGAGAAGGCCCGACCTCCTGACCGTGCTTGAGACCTGTGAGCTTCACCATAAGGCTGCGATGCTGCCTCCAGCTGAATGCCTTATAAGACAGCTGGTTGAAGATGTCTACAGAAACTCA GATGATCACATGCCCATGGTTGAAAATGGATCTAAGCTGACAGACCGCAGTCAAATGGTCAGAGACAGATTACACA GGGGATCTTTTAGTAACTCAACATGGGCGCTGAAGAAGAAGATTTCTAGCACATTCTCAGTGGCTTACCCATCCAAGCCTATGGG GATTCCAACGCAAGGTCGAAACAGGGAGACGTACGGCAGCTGGCAGCAGCTGAACCGCAGCCCCTGCAGTCCGTACTTGGACGCTAATCGAAACAGCAACTTAAGATCCCTGGCACAGTTTGAGTCTACAGTTAGTCTGAATGAAAAGAGAGTGAAG GACTTTGGCCCCGAGTTCATTAGAATGTTAGATGAAGCACTTGTTGTCTTGGAGCTGCCCGGATCAATCGTG tcAAAGAAAGGGAAATCTCCAACCACTCAGCGAGAGATAAGTGTGGTGATGCCAAACGGTCAAAGCATCCTGGTCAAGTGTGAGGTGAAATCCCGAGGAGGCGACGTCTTTGACATGATTGTGGCTCACTCCAACCTGATGGAGCATTTCTACTTTGGCCTTGCTTATAGTGATG ATAATGAGTTCTTCTTCCTGGACAACGACACAAAGATTTCCAAGGTCGCACCAGATAGCTGGAAGAAAGTGCCTACCGCCACCTTTGTTCTCTATTTCAGGGTTAAATTCTTTGTCAGTGACATTTCCCTTCTGTT GCACAATCAGACCCGTCACCAGTACTACCTCCAGCTCAGGAGAGACCTATTGGATGACAGGCTGTCCTGCCATGAGGAGTCAGCTCTGTATCTGGGAGGGCTGGCACTGCAGACAGAGTATGGGGACTGCATGCCTGAG GTGTTCGGTAGGAACTACTACCGCCCTGACCAGTATGTCCCCAAGAGTGTGATGGAGAAACGTGCCTTGCCTTACATTCAAGAGGAGCTAATTCGACTTCACTCCAACAACGCTCAGATGCTGAGTGACGAGTCCAAGCTCGAGTTCCTCAAA GTGTGTCAACAGTTGCCTGAATACGGTGTATTCTTCCACCGTGTGACACGTGAAAAGAAGCCAATAGAAGGAGAGATTATCCTCGGGGTTTGTGCCAAAGGAGTCATCATCTGTGAGGTAAAAGATGGCAGCAGATCCACCAGTCAGAATTTCTACTGGAGGGACACTGCAACCATCTCCTCAAAC AGGCGGAAATTTGTAGTAGAGAGTCGTGGCTGCAAGAAGAAGTCTACTTTCATCACAGAAAGTTCAAAGATAGCCAAGTATCTGTGTAACCTTTGTTCAGCCCAACATAAATTCAACAATGAGATGAACTCTCGTCAGCTCAGCCACAGCCTCACCTCAG AATCAAATATGGTGCAGTATGCGGGACTGTGTCGTGGCCAGAGCAACCAGCTCAAGTCTGTCTCGTGCTCAGAGACACCACAGGATGAAAGTGGTCTAACCACACCTCGGGACGAGTCCCTGTCCAAGATGTGTGATGACCTCACGGCCAGGGTTGAGGCTCGCATTAAACAGCAGCGCCAAATCAACAATGAGCAGAG TACCTTCTTCAGCAGCCAGCGCAGTAGCCCTGCGATGCGTTCCCCAGCATTCTCTCACAGGAGTGTATCTGAAGCTCCCTCTGGTTCTCCAGCAGCTAGAG AAACCCCAACTAAAATGAGGTCGCCATCAGAGCGAGAAGTCATATGTGTGTCTTTAAAGAAAGACCCAAGGCTTGGCCTTG GTATAATAATAGTGGGCGAGGACACAGTTGGATGTTATGATTTGGGCATCTTTGTTGCCTCTATTGTGCCTGGTGGACCAGCTGATAAGGATGGACGCATCAGACCAG GTGGTCGCCTGATCTCTCTGAACCACGTCAGCCTGGAGGGGGTCACCTACAGCGAGGCGGCAGAGGTCATGCACAGCAGCCCAGAGGAGGTGCAGCTCATTGTCTCACAGCCaaaag TTCGCCTCAGTCCCAACTGCGTGCGCTCACCTGTGCTGAGAAACTACGAATCCCAGAATATGGTGATGGCAGATGGCCGATCAGACGACAACAGCGTGGATGAGGTCATTTCAGTCATGATGACGCCGAAGACCACTAACAGGCTACACGTCCCTGGTGACGTCCGAGTCCTTGGAGCACAG GATGCATCGTCTCTGTCGTCGTCCTCCCTGAACTGTGTGAGACCTGAGGAGATCACTGTGGAGCTCAGGAAGATGTCAGGAAGTCTAGGCATCAGCATCTCT GGTGGCGTCGACACAAACCTTCCTAATGGAGGAATTTACATCAAGAGGCTTGTTtctggaggagcagctgagaGAGACGGACGCATACATAAAG gCGACAGACTGTTGGAGGTGGATGGTGTTAATTTCCAGGGCTTCACTTACCAGCAGGCTGTGGATTGTTTGAGTAAAACTACTGAG GTGGTTACCATGGTTGTGGAGAAGGAGCTGATGAACCTGTCCACGGTTTCTCTCAGTGCGGACACCAGCAGCAGTGTGTCCAATCAGAGTCTCAGTCCAGCGTCCAGCAGGCCCAGACTCAAGAGCTCCTCGTCCACCAGCACTCCTCCAAACACGATCAGCGAGCGACGCAAAGACTACAGCTTTGTCACTGACG AAGGTGCTAAAATTGTTCAAGAATTCACCACCTGA